In one Bosea sp. RAC05 genomic region, the following are encoded:
- a CDS encoding solute carrier family 23 protein yields the protein MGYFPNWTLKTSGAVMPDERMPVGQTVIAGFQHVVAMFGATALAPILMGFDPNVAIFFSGVATLLFFIVTRGQLPSYLGSSFAFIGVVIAATGYAGSGPNPNIGVALGGIIACGALYAAIGLLVQAVGTAWIEKLLPPVVTGAVVAAIGLNLTSVAMNMISASAYTKWIALFTVVTVAVVSVYSRGLAQRLPILIGGLLAYVVYALTAASFGAPPVDFGRVAAAAWFGLPNFVAPVFDARAIGLIAPVAIILVAENLGHIKGIAVMTGRNLDPLIGRAFMADGVATMIAGSGGGTGVTTYAENMGVMAVTRVYSTLVFVAAGIIALVLGFSPKFGAVIGTIPVAVLGGLAVVVFGLIAATAGRIWVESQVDFAQPKNLLTVATALILGAGDLKLPIFGFELGGIGTATFGAIALYHLLNRKAA from the coding sequence ATGGGCTATTTCCCGAACTGGACCCTGAAGACCTCCGGTGCCGTCATGCCCGACGAGCGGATGCCGGTCGGCCAGACCGTCATCGCTGGCTTCCAGCACGTCGTCGCCATGTTCGGCGCGACCGCGCTGGCGCCGATCCTGATGGGGTTCGACCCCAATGTTGCGATCTTCTTCTCGGGCGTGGCGACGCTCCTGTTCTTCATCGTCACGCGCGGCCAGCTGCCGAGCTATCTCGGCTCCTCCTTCGCCTTCATCGGCGTGGTGATCGCGGCCACGGGCTATGCCGGCTCCGGCCCCAATCCGAACATCGGCGTGGCGCTCGGTGGCATCATCGCCTGCGGCGCGCTCTATGCCGCGATCGGCCTGCTGGTCCAGGCGGTCGGCACGGCCTGGATCGAGAAGCTGCTGCCGCCGGTGGTGACGGGAGCGGTGGTGGCCGCGATCGGCCTCAATCTCACCAGCGTGGCGATGAACATGATCTCGGCCAGCGCCTATACGAAGTGGATCGCGCTGTTCACCGTCGTCACCGTCGCGGTCGTATCGGTCTACAGCCGCGGGCTGGCCCAGCGCCTGCCGATCCTGATCGGCGGACTGCTCGCCTATGTCGTCTATGCGCTGACGGCTGCGAGCTTCGGCGCGCCGCCGGTCGATTTCGGCCGCGTCGCGGCGGCCGCCTGGTTCGGCCTGCCGAATTTCGTCGCGCCGGTGTTCGACGCCCGCGCGATCGGGCTGATCGCGCCGGTCGCGATCATCCTGGTTGCGGAGAATCTCGGGCACATCAAGGGCATCGCGGTGATGACCGGGCGCAATCTCGACCCGCTGATCGGCCGCGCCTTCATGGCCGACGGCGTCGCCACGATGATCGCGGGCTCCGGCGGCGGCACGGGCGTGACGACCTATGCCGAGAACATGGGCGTGATGGCGGTGACCCGGGTCTATTCGACGCTGGTCTTTGTCGCGGCGGGCATCATCGCGCTGGTGCTGGGCTTCTCGCCGAAGTTCGGCGCGGTCATCGGGACGATTCCCGTGGCCGTGCTCGGCGGGCTGGCGGTCGTGGTCTTCGGCCTGATCGCGGCCACGGCCGGGCGCATCTGGGTCGAGAGCCAGGTCGATTTCGCGCAGCCCAAGAACCTGCTGACGGTCGCGACCGCGCTGATTCTGGGCGCGGGCGACCTCAAGCTGCCGATCTTCGGCTTCGAGCTCGGCGGCATCGGCACCGCGACCTTCGGGGCGATCGCGCTCTATCACCTGCTGAACCGCAAGGCGGCCTGA
- a CDS encoding YoaK family protein encodes MMTYNRWAIGLAFCLSGLAGYIDTIGFISLGGFFVSFMSGNTTRLGIELAGLHSGGIATAATVLALFVLGVICGSVAGHFGGRRRKSAVLGVVALALALAASLDLIGLSFAGAALLAFAMGAENGVFQRDGEVTIALTYMTGTLVKMGQRMAGALLGGPKLAWVRHFVLWIGLLTGCINGAVAHYLVGQGAVWLAALAAAIFALALPFLPLDD; translated from the coding sequence ATGATGACCTATAACCGCTGGGCGATCGGCCTCGCCTTCTGCCTGTCGGGGCTCGCCGGCTACATCGACACGATCGGCTTCATCAGCCTCGGCGGCTTCTTCGTCTCCTTCATGAGCGGCAACACCACGCGGCTCGGCATCGAGCTCGCCGGGCTGCACAGCGGCGGCATCGCCACGGCGGCAACCGTGCTCGCCCTCTTTGTCCTCGGCGTGATCTGCGGCTCGGTCGCCGGCCATTTCGGCGGCCGGCGGCGCAAGTCGGCCGTGCTCGGCGTCGTGGCGCTGGCGCTGGCGCTGGCCGCCAGCCTCGACCTGATCGGGCTGAGCTTCGCCGGCGCGGCGCTGCTGGCCTTCGCCATGGGCGCGGAGAACGGCGTCTTCCAGCGCGACGGCGAGGTCACCATCGCGCTCACCTACATGACCGGGACGCTGGTGAAGATGGGCCAGCGCATGGCGGGTGCCCTGCTCGGCGGGCCGAAACTCGCCTGGGTCCGCCATTTCGTGCTCTGGATCGGCCTGCTGACCGGCTGCATCAACGGCGCCGTCGCGCATTACCTCGTCGGCCAGGGCGCGGTCTGGCTGGCGGCGCTGGCGGCCGCGATCTTCGCGCTCGCTTTGCCCTTCCTGCCGCTGGACGACTGA
- a CDS encoding TRAP transporter large permease yields MAPVMFAALVVFLLLGYPVAFALAANGLLFAIVGIELGLFQENFLQAMPERIYGTMNNDVLLAIPFFTFMGLILERSGMAEDLLDTIGQLFGPVRGGLAYAVIFVGALLAATTGVVAASVISMGLISLPIMLRYGYDRRLASGVIAASGTLAQIIPPSLVLIVLADQLGRSVGDMYEGAFIPGLVLSSMYAGYVFLVTMIYPSRAPGLPPEAQTLRDADGQTRRRSLLVITIIAFGAAYAIMKIFTKIQAGADFVILTMSIAVAIAFVIAIVNKLLGLNLLSRMTEQVIFVMVPPLALIFLVLGTIFIGVATPTEGGAMGAAGAILLAYGKKRMTFDLLKQATESTAKLSAFVLFILVGARVFSLTFYGVNGHLWVEHLLVGLPGGATGFLIVVNIMVFLLAFFLDFFELAFIIVPLLGPAAEKLGIDLIWFGVILGVNMQTSFMHPPFGFALFFLRSVAPKDRYRDKVTGTMMEPVTTGQIYWGAVPFVVIQCIMVALVVSFPQMVMHYKASAVQLDQKAIDKQFDSIQIPGLGGPGGLPGLDLNAPPSFK; encoded by the coding sequence ATGGCGCCGGTGATGTTCGCCGCGCTCGTCGTCTTCCTGCTGCTGGGCTATCCGGTGGCCTTCGCGCTGGCCGCCAACGGCCTGCTCTTCGCGATCGTCGGCATCGAGCTCGGCCTGTTCCAGGAGAACTTCCTGCAGGCGATGCCGGAGCGCATTTACGGCACGATGAACAACGATGTGCTGCTTGCGATCCCGTTCTTCACCTTCATGGGCCTCATCCTCGAGCGCTCGGGCATGGCGGAGGATCTGCTGGACACGATCGGCCAGCTCTTCGGCCCCGTGCGCGGCGGCCTCGCCTATGCCGTGATCTTCGTCGGTGCGCTGCTGGCGGCGACCACCGGCGTCGTCGCGGCGTCCGTCATCTCGATGGGCCTGATCTCGCTGCCGATCATGCTGCGCTACGGCTATGACCGGCGTCTCGCCTCGGGCGTCATCGCGGCGTCGGGCACGCTGGCGCAGATCATCCCGCCCTCGCTCGTCCTGATCGTGCTGGCCGACCAGCTCGGCCGCTCCGTCGGTGACATGTATGAGGGCGCCTTCATCCCGGGCCTTGTGCTGTCGTCGATGTATGCGGGCTATGTCTTCCTGGTCACGATGATCTACCCGAGCCGCGCGCCCGGCCTGCCGCCGGAGGCGCAGACGCTGCGCGATGCCGATGGCCAGACCCGCCGTCGCTCGCTGCTGGTGATCACGATCATCGCCTTCGGCGCGGCCTATGCGATCATGAAGATCTTCACCAAGATCCAGGCGGGCGCCGATTTCGTCATCCTGACCATGTCGATCGCGGTCGCCATCGCCTTCGTTATCGCCATCGTCAACAAGCTGCTGGGGCTGAACCTGCTCTCGCGGATGACCGAGCAGGTTATCTTCGTGATGGTGCCGCCGCTGGCCCTGATCTTCCTGGTGCTGGGCACGATCTTCATCGGCGTCGCGACGCCGACGGAGGGCGGCGCCATGGGCGCGGCCGGCGCGATCCTGCTGGCCTATGGCAAGAAGCGCATGACCTTCGACCTGCTGAAGCAGGCGACGGAATCGACGGCCAAGCTCTCGGCCTTCGTGCTGTTCATCCTGGTCGGCGCGCGCGTGTTCTCGCTGACCTTCTACGGCGTCAACGGCCATCTCTGGGTCGAGCATCTGCTGGTCGGGCTGCCGGGCGGCGCGACGGGCTTCCTGATCGTGGTCAACATCATGGTCTTCCTGCTCGCCTTCTTCCTCGACTTCTTCGAGCTCGCCTTCATCATCGTCCCGCTGCTCGGGCCGGCCGCCGAGAAGCTCGGCATCGACCTGATCTGGTTCGGCGTGATCCTGGGCGTGAACATGCAGACCTCCTTCATGCACCCGCCCTTCGGCTTCGCGCTGTTCTTCCTGCGCTCGGTCGCACCGAAGGACCGCTACCGCGACAAGGTCACGGGCACGATGATGGAGCCGGTGACCACGGGGCAGATTTACTGGGGCGCCGTGCCCTTCGTGGTGATCCAGTGCATCATGGTGGCCTTGGTCGTGTCGTTCCCGCAGATGGTGATGCACTACAAGGCATCGGCGGTTCAGCTCGACCAGAAGGCGATCGACAAGCAGTTCGACTCGATCCAGATCCCGGGCCTGGGGGGACCGGGGGGCCTGCCCGGTCTCGATCTGAACGCGCCGCCTTCGTTCAAGTAG
- a CDS encoding 2-isopropylmalate synthase, with protein sequence MTEPTHSNGSSTPASTKDRVLIFDTTLRDGEQCPGATMTFEEKLEVAEMLDAMGVDIIEAGFPIASEGDFEAVSEIARRSKRSTIAGLARAISGDIARAGEAVRHAGKPRIHTFVSTSPIHLEHQMRKSQEEVLEIITKTVAQARNLVEDVEWSAMDATRTPIDYLCRATEAAIRAGATTINLPDTVGYATPDEYRAMFRQVRERVPNADKAIFSVHCHNDLGLAVANSIAGIEGGARQVECTINGIGERAGNAALEELVMALRVRGDVLPYDTGIDSTLLMKASRAVSSACAFPVQYNKAIVGRNAFAHESGIHQDGMLKNQTTYEIMTPASVGVTKTSLVMGKHSGRAAFRSKLKDMGYDLGENQMEDAFTRFKALADRKKHVYDEDIEALVDENLASAHDRVKLVSLTVMAGTRGPQRATMKLDVEGRFVTEEVEGNGPVDAIFNAIKAIVPHEATLELYDVHAVTEGTDAQAEVTVRLTHDGSSVTGRGADPDTLVSSAKAYLVALNKLMAKGSRLHAQAAAG encoded by the coding sequence ATGACCGAACCGACCCACAGCAACGGCTCTTCGACCCCCGCGTCCACCAAGGACCGCGTGCTGATCTTCGACACCACCCTGCGTGACGGCGAGCAGTGCCCCGGCGCGACCATGACCTTCGAGGAGAAGCTCGAGGTCGCCGAGATGCTGGACGCGATGGGCGTCGACATCATCGAGGCCGGCTTCCCGATCGCCTCCGAGGGTGATTTCGAGGCGGTCTCCGAGATCGCGCGGCGCAGCAAGCGCTCGACCATCGCCGGGCTCGCCCGCGCCATCTCCGGCGACATCGCGCGGGCCGGCGAGGCGGTGCGCCATGCGGGCAAGCCGCGCATCCACACCTTCGTCTCGACCTCGCCGATCCATCTCGAGCACCAGATGCGCAAGTCGCAGGAGGAGGTGCTGGAGATCATCACCAAGACCGTCGCGCAGGCGCGCAACCTGGTCGAGGATGTCGAGTGGTCGGCGATGGACGCCACCCGCACGCCGATCGACTATCTCTGCCGCGCGACGGAAGCCGCGATCCGCGCCGGCGCGACCACGATCAACCTGCCCGACACGGTCGGCTACGCCACGCCGGACGAATACCGCGCCATGTTCCGGCAGGTGCGTGAGCGCGTGCCCAATGCCGACAAGGCGATCTTCTCGGTGCATTGCCACAATGATCTGGGGCTGGCGGTGGCCAACTCGATCGCCGGCATCGAGGGCGGTGCGCGCCAGGTCGAATGCACGATCAACGGCATCGGCGAGCGCGCCGGCAATGCCGCGCTGGAAGAGCTGGTGATGGCGCTGCGCGTGCGCGGCGACGTGCTGCCCTACGACACCGGCATCGACTCGACGCTGCTGATGAAGGCCTCGCGCGCCGTCTCCAGCGCCTGCGCCTTCCCGGTGCAGTACAACAAAGCGATCGTCGGGCGGAACGCCTTCGCCCATGAGAGCGGCATCCATCAGGACGGGATGCTGAAGAACCAGACCACCTATGAGATCATGACCCCGGCCTCGGTCGGCGTGACCAAGACCTCGCTGGTGATGGGCAAGCATTCCGGCCGCGCCGCCTTCCGCTCGAAGCTGAAGGACATGGGCTACGATCTGGGCGAGAACCAGATGGAAGACGCCTTCACCCGCTTCAAGGCGCTCGCCGACCGCAAGAAGCACGTCTATGACGAGGATATCGAGGCGCTGGTCGATGAGAACCTCGCCTCCGCCCATGACCGGGTGAAGCTGGTCTCGCTGACGGTGATGGCCGGCACGCGCGGGCCGCAGCGCGCGACGATGAAGCTCGACGTCGAGGGCCGCTTCGTCACCGAGGAGGTCGAGGGCAACGGGCCGGTCGACGCGATCTTCAACGCGATCAAGGCGATTGTGCCGCATGAGGCGACGCTGGAGCTCTACGACGTCCATGCCGTCACCGAGGGCACCGACGCGCAGGCCGAGGTGACCGTCCGGCTGACCCATGACGGGTCGTCCGTGACCGGCCGTGGAGCCGATCCCGACACACTGGTCTCCTCGGCCAAGGCCTATCTGGTGGCGCTCAACAAGCTGATGGCCAAGGGCTCGCGCCTGCATGCGCAGGCCGCGGCGGGGTGA
- a CDS encoding TRAP transporter small permease subunit encodes MKGLLQLSRVIDTINEQIGKKIAWLILLAVIVATVNAIVRKVFNMSSNAWLELQWMLFGAVFLMCASWTLKVKEHIRIDIVNSLLPKSVQRWIDLIGHTLFLMPFCLLMIYHSWPFFVRSYAINEQSLSAGGLAQWPAKGLVVIGFVMLAVQGVSEIIKQVAIMRGELEDDETLRGHAAAAEAEAHRLLEQAKQQGVAS; translated from the coding sequence GTGAAGGGATTACTCCAGCTCAGCCGTGTCATCGACACGATCAACGAGCAGATCGGCAAGAAAATCGCCTGGCTGATCCTCCTCGCGGTGATCGTCGCGACCGTGAACGCGATCGTCCGCAAGGTCTTCAACATGTCGTCGAATGCCTGGCTCGAGCTGCAGTGGATGCTGTTCGGCGCGGTCTTTCTGATGTGTGCATCCTGGACGCTGAAGGTGAAGGAGCACATCCGCATCGACATCGTGAACAGCCTGCTGCCCAAGAGCGTGCAGCGCTGGATCGACCTGATCGGCCACACGCTGTTCCTGATGCCGTTCTGCCTGCTGATGATCTACCATTCCTGGCCCTTCTTCGTCCGCTCATACGCCATCAACGAGCAGTCGCTCTCGGCGGGTGGTCTGGCGCAGTGGCCGGCCAAGGGGCTGGTCGTGATCGGCTTCGTGATGCTGGCGGTCCAGGGCGTCTCCGAGATCATCAAGCAGGTCGCGATCATGCGCGGTGAGCTCGAGGACGACGAGACGCTGCGCGGTCATGCCGCCGCGGCCGAAGCCGAGGCTCATCGCCTGCTCGAGCAGGCCAAGCAGCAGGGGGTGGCTTCGTGA
- a CDS encoding methyl-accepting chemotaxis protein, whose translation MSSTDNQQPDPTAALRSGTPQSRFPLMGIDETTLRLMRSLGPVVKPLLTPGVALHFDRLVHHERMNDAAVRYRHVLEPALAGHGAAVFDAAFDDAYLRSLREVVTAEASTPFGARAHGVMILAAVRAAFPEIGRRRRFSGRAAAEDCRRMVELLMVDFVCAMEVVYLKQEAQAVSRGAEIETLTEGFRNRVGEVSEAATQASSTLSKVAADSAQVSRSAGLSMTESRKSLGRVREAVLQTVVATEQLRQSIGEIDRSTREGADIAQQAVTSAAEARQTIESLAGLVGEIGSVVNLISDIAAQTNLLALNATIEAARAGEAGRGFAIVASEVKDLSAQTTSATGTIAARIDAIREATQRCVGSIARIDGSVTGMADVASAIARSLGEQLAVTQAMAQDAQSTAGEVETALDIVAQSFSAVQRVGSSVEEMNTRSASVGNVADELARSVNAFAASVAQRLAG comes from the coding sequence ATGAGCTCGACCGACAATCAGCAGCCGGATCCGACAGCCGCGTTGCGGTCAGGGACGCCCCAGTCGCGCTTCCCGCTGATGGGGATCGACGAGACGACGCTGCGCCTGATGCGCAGCCTCGGCCCGGTGGTCAAACCGCTGCTGACGCCGGGTGTCGCGTTGCACTTCGACCGTCTCGTTCACCATGAGCGGATGAACGACGCGGCCGTGCGGTATCGCCATGTGCTCGAGCCGGCCCTGGCAGGGCATGGCGCGGCTGTCTTCGACGCGGCCTTCGATGACGCCTATCTGCGGTCTCTCCGCGAGGTGGTGACGGCCGAGGCCAGCACACCGTTCGGGGCCCGCGCGCATGGCGTGATGATCCTTGCAGCCGTGCGCGCGGCCTTCCCCGAGATCGGCCGGCGGCGCCGCTTTTCGGGGCGTGCCGCCGCTGAAGACTGCAGGAGGATGGTCGAACTCCTGATGGTGGACTTCGTCTGCGCGATGGAGGTCGTCTACCTGAAGCAGGAGGCCCAGGCGGTCTCCCGCGGGGCCGAGATCGAGACCCTGACCGAGGGCTTTCGCAACCGGGTCGGAGAGGTGTCGGAGGCCGCGACGCAGGCGTCGAGCACCTTGAGCAAGGTCGCGGCTGACAGCGCCCAGGTCTCGCGCAGCGCCGGCCTCAGCATGACGGAGAGCCGCAAGAGCCTCGGACGCGTGCGCGAGGCCGTGCTGCAGACCGTGGTCGCGACCGAGCAGCTCCGGCAATCGATCGGCGAAATCGACCGCAGCACGCGCGAGGGGGCCGACATCGCGCAGCAGGCCGTGACGTCCGCCGCAGAGGCGCGGCAGACCATCGAGAGCCTGGCCGGCCTCGTCGGCGAGATCGGCTCCGTCGTCAACCTGATCTCCGACATCGCGGCGCAGACCAATCTGCTCGCCCTCAACGCCACGATCGAGGCCGCGCGCGCCGGCGAGGCCGGGCGGGGCTTCGCCATCGTCGCCAGCGAGGTCAAGGACCTCTCGGCCCAGACCACCAGCGCCACCGGCACGATCGCGGCGCGCATCGACGCGATCCGCGAGGCGACGCAGCGCTGCGTCGGCTCGATCGCCCGGATCGACGGTTCGGTGACGGGCATGGCGGATGTCGCCTCCGCCATCGCGCGGTCGCTCGGCGAGCAGCTCGCCGTCACGCAGGCCATGGCGCAGGATGCCCAGAGCACCGCCGGCGAGGTCGAGACGGCGCTGGACATCGTCGCCCAGAGCTTCAGTGCCGTTCAGCGGGTCGGGTCCTCGGTCGAGGAGATGAACACCCGCTCCGCCTCGGTCGGCAATGTCGCCGACGAACTGGCGCGCAGCGTCAACGCGTTCGCCGCTTCGGTGGCCCAGCGGCTCGCCGGCTGA